A DNA window from Hevea brasiliensis isolate MT/VB/25A 57/8 unplaced genomic scaffold, ASM3005281v1 Scaf7, whole genome shotgun sequence contains the following coding sequences:
- the LOC131177681 gene encoding flavonoid 3'-monooxygenase-like: MSPLVLYFIAFAIFLYLCFLNLRTSHRLPPGPKPWPLVGNLPHLGSKRHHSMAALAQKYGPLMHLRMGLVHVVVAASASVAAQFLKAHDANFSSRPPNSGAKYVAYNYQDLVFAPYGPRWRMLRKISSVHLFSGKALDDFRHVRQEEVAVLTRALARASPTEAVNLGQLLNVCTTNTIGRVMLGRRVVGDGSGGGDQKAVYFQSMVRELMVLSGVFNIGDFVPALEWLDLQGVAAKMKKLHRRFDAFLTEIVEDHKTNGFNGAEKYMLSTLISLKEEGDSDGLKPTDTEIKALLLNMFTAGTDTSASTVEWAIAELIRHPRILAKVQQELDSVIGRERLVTESGLAQLTYLQALVKEAFRLHPATPLSLPRIAANSCEINGYHIPKNSTLLVNIWAIARDPTIWADPLKFKLERFLAGGENAGVDVKGNDFELIPFGAGRRICAGMSMALRMVHLLVGTLVHAFEWDLADGLKPADLNMEEAYGLTLQRSQPLMVHPKARLSSDAYRAQLLFIFCIFLT, translated from the exons ATGTCTCCTCTAGTCTTGTACTTTATAGCCTTCGCCATCTTCTTGTATCTCTGCTTCCTCAACCTCCGCACCTCCCACCGTCTACCGCCAGGCCCCAAGCCATGGCCTCTTGTTGGAAACTTACCACACTTGGGCTCCAAGCGTCACCACTCCATGGCAGCCTTGGCTCAGAAATATGGACCTCTCATGCACCTTCGGATGGGACTCGTCCATGTTGTTGTGGCTGCTTCAGCCTCCGTCGCTGCCCAGTTCTTGAAGGCTCATGATGCTAATTTCTCCAGCCGGCCACCTAATTCCGGTGCAAAATATGTTGCTTATAATTACCAAGACCTCGTGTTTGCACCCTATGGTCCTCGGTGGCGCATGCTTAGGAAGATCAGCTCTGTCCATCTCTTCTCCGGGAAGGCCTTGGATGATTTTAGACATGTTAG GCAAGAAGAAGTTGCAGTGCTCACTAGGGCACTGGCGAGAGCGAGCCCAACAGAAGCAGTAAACTTGGGACAACTGCTTAACGTTTGCACCACCAATACCATTGGACGAGTGATGCTAGGCAGAAGAGTGGTCGGTGACGGTAGCGGCGGTGGTGATCAAAAGGCAGTCTACTTCCAATCGATGGTTAGGGAGTTGATGGTGTTGTCGGGAGTTTTCAATATCGGTGACTTTGTTCCAGCATTGGAGTGGCTGGACTTACAAGGAGTGGCAGCCAAAATGAAGAAGCTCCATCGCAGATTTGATGCTTTCTTGACAGAGATTGTGGAGGACCACAAGACTAATGGTTTTAATGGTGCTGAAAAGTACATGTTGAGTACGTTAATTTCGTTGAAAGAAGAAGGTGATAGTGATGGTCTAAAACCTACTGATACTGAAATCAAAGCGTTACTTTTG AACATGTTCACAGCAGGCACTGATACGTCTGCCAGCACAGTAGAATGGGCTATTGCTGAACTCATTCGGCACCCACGTATCCTGGCCAAAGTCCAACAAGAGCTCGACTCTGTTATCGGCCGAGAACGTCTCGTTACCGAATCGGGCCTAGCCCAACTCACCTATCTCCAAGCATTGGTCAAAGAAGCTTTCCGGCTTCACCCAGCAACGCCATTATCTCTTCCACGGATTGCAGCCAATAGTTGTGAAATAAACGGCTACCACATTCCCAAGAACTCAACTCTTTTGGTGAACATCTGGGCCATAGCCCGAGATCCAACTATATGGGCCGACCCACTAAAGTTTAAGCTCGAAAGATTTCTGGCCGGAGGAGAAAATGCAGGCGTTGACGTGAAGGGAAATGATTTTGAGCTTATACCGTTTGGTGCAGGACGTAGAATATGTGCAGGAATGAGCATGGCTTTGCGCATGGTTCATCTGTTGGTGGGAACTCTAGTGCATGCATTTGAATGGGATTTGGCAGATGGGTTGAAGCCTGCAGATTTGAACATGGAAGAAGCTTATGGACTAACCTTACAACGTTCTCAGCCCTTGATGGTGCACCCAAAGGCTAGGTTGTCCTCGGATGCTTACCGTGctcaattattatttattttttgcaTATTTCTTACCTAA